In Corallococcus caeni, the following are encoded in one genomic region:
- a CDS encoding URC4/urg3 family protein, translating into MLDAIRVQEVSPTVAWLRSPAAIRERCHQVLDLGLAGRLEYFKVEPSRLPTVVDRVLAVTHEAYPRLDIPVHSRWRHFDAGGVPRLAQLEARLASLPPEERARAKVDLGVVSVLLDAGSGPAWRYQEPGGASYVRSEGLAVASLRMFMAGGFSSDPDRPLRADAEALSRMTREQLERGFQVSESNPLLGVEGRLHLLQGLSRVLPRPGSMFDMLAAHRRSVRAAEVLGTVLEVLGPIWPGRTTVDGVNLGDVWPHPALGPPGSADALVPFHKLSQWLAYSLVEPLAEAGVTVTELDALTGLPEYRNGGLFVDLGVLVPQDPRLTMEVYAPGDAPIVEWRALTVALLDRVAALVRGRLELTPEELPLAKVLQGGTWTAGRRVAAELRPGGVPPIRIRSDGTVF; encoded by the coding sequence ATGCTTGACGCGATCCGGGTGCAGGAGGTGTCCCCCACGGTGGCGTGGCTGCGCAGCCCGGCGGCCATCCGCGAGCGCTGTCACCAGGTGCTGGACCTGGGGCTCGCCGGCCGGCTGGAGTACTTCAAGGTGGAGCCGTCCCGGCTGCCCACGGTGGTGGACCGGGTGCTGGCGGTGACGCACGAGGCGTACCCCCGGCTGGACATCCCGGTGCACAGCCGCTGGCGCCACTTCGACGCGGGAGGGGTGCCCCGGCTCGCGCAGCTGGAGGCGAGGCTGGCCTCGCTGCCGCCGGAGGAGCGCGCCAGGGCGAAGGTGGACCTGGGCGTGGTGAGCGTGCTGCTGGACGCGGGCAGCGGCCCGGCGTGGCGCTACCAGGAGCCCGGGGGCGCCTCGTACGTGCGCTCGGAGGGCCTGGCCGTGGCGTCGCTGCGCATGTTCATGGCGGGCGGCTTCTCATCCGACCCCGACCGGCCGCTGCGCGCGGACGCGGAGGCCCTGAGCCGGATGACGCGCGAGCAACTGGAGCGCGGCTTCCAGGTGTCGGAGTCCAACCCGCTGCTGGGCGTGGAGGGCCGGCTGCACCTGTTGCAGGGGCTGTCGCGCGTGCTGCCCCGGCCGGGGTCCATGTTCGACATGCTGGCCGCGCACCGCCGCAGCGTGAGGGCCGCGGAGGTGCTGGGCACGGTGCTGGAGGTGCTGGGCCCCATCTGGCCGGGGCGCACGACGGTGGACGGCGTGAACCTGGGGGACGTGTGGCCGCACCCGGCGCTGGGCCCACCGGGCAGCGCGGACGCGCTGGTGCCCTTCCACAAGTTGTCCCAGTGGCTGGCGTACTCGCTGGTGGAGCCGCTGGCGGAGGCCGGCGTGACGGTGACGGAGCTGGACGCGCTCACCGGTCTGCCGGAGTACCGCAACGGCGGCCTCTTCGTGGACCTGGGCGTGCTGGTGCCGCAGGACCCGCGCCTGACCATGGAGGTCTACGCCCCGGGGGACGCGCCCATCGTGGAGTGGCGGGCGCTGACGGTGGCGCTGCTGGACCGCGTGGCCGCGCTGGTGCGCGGGCGTCTGGAGTTGACCCCGGAGGAGCTGCCGCTGGCGAAGGTGCTCCAGGGCGGGACGTGGACGGCGGGGCGCCGGGTGGCGGCGGAGCTGCGCCCCGGGGGCGTGCCGCCCATCCGCATCCGCAGTGACGGCACGGTGTTCTGA
- the upp gene encoding uracil phosphoribosyltransferase, which yields MDFPNCTVVDHPLVKHKLTVMRRTDTSTAAFRALLEEISLLLGYEALRDLKLREEEIETPMARTTGWALDGKKLVLVPILRAGQGILDGLLQLVPSARVGHIGLYRDPESLGAVEYYYRVPANLEDRDVIVCDPMLATGNSAVAALQRVKRSRPGSLRFVCLLACPEGLTNLREHHPDVRVFTAAIDDKLDSHGYILPGLGDAGDRLFGTK from the coding sequence ATGGACTTCCCGAACTGCACGGTGGTGGATCATCCGCTGGTGAAGCACAAGCTGACGGTGATGCGCAGGACGGACACGAGCACGGCGGCCTTCCGGGCGCTGCTGGAGGAGATCTCCCTCCTGCTCGGGTACGAGGCGCTGCGCGACCTGAAGCTGCGCGAGGAGGAGATCGAGACGCCCATGGCGCGCACCACGGGCTGGGCGCTGGACGGCAAGAAGCTGGTGCTGGTGCCCATCCTGAGAGCGGGGCAGGGCATCCTGGACGGCCTGCTCCAGCTCGTGCCCTCCGCGCGGGTGGGCCACATCGGCCTGTACCGCGACCCGGAGTCACTGGGCGCGGTGGAGTACTACTACCGCGTGCCCGCGAACCTGGAGGACCGAGACGTCATCGTCTGCGACCCCATGCTCGCGACGGGCAACTCCGCGGTGGCGGCGCTCCAGCGCGTGAAGCGAAGCCGCCCGGGCTCCCTGCGCTTCGTGTGTCTGCTCGCATGTCCGGAGGGCCTGACGAACCTGCGCGAACACCACCCCGACGTGCGCGTCTTCACCGCGGCCATCGACGACAAGCTGGACTCGCACGGCTACATCCTGCCCGGCCTGGGCGACGCCGGAGACCGCCTCTTCGGTACGAAGTAG